In Salmonella enterica subsp. enterica serovar Typhimurium str. LT2, a single window of DNA contains:
- the cysQ gene encoding CysQ protein (affects pool of 3'-phosphoadenosine-5'-phosphosulfate in pathway of sulfite synthesis; CYSQ protein. (SW:CYSQ_SALTY)), protein MLEQVCQLARNAGDAIMQVYDGAKPMEYARKQDDSPVTAADIAAHTVILEGLRTLTPDIPVLSEEDPPAWEVRQHWQRYWLVDPLDGTKEFIKRNGEFTVNIALIEQGKPVLGVVYAPVLKVMYYAAEGKAWKEECGVRKQIQVRDARPPLVVISRSHTDDELTEYLQQLGEHQTTSIGSSLKFCLVAEGQAQLYPRFGPTSVWDTAAGHAIAVAAGAHVHDWQGKTLDYTPRESFLNPGFRVTIY, encoded by the coding sequence ATGTTAGAACAAGTATGCCAGCTTGCACGGAACGCGGGCGATGCCATTATGCAGGTTTATGATGGAGCCAAACCGATGGAGTACGCCCGCAAGCAGGACGATTCTCCAGTCACTGCGGCGGATATCGCCGCACATACCGTGATTCTCGAAGGGTTACGCACGCTCACGCCGGATATTCCGGTGCTTTCAGAAGAGGATCCGCCCGCCTGGGAAGTGCGCCAGCACTGGCAGCGTTACTGGCTGGTCGATCCGCTCGACGGCACCAAGGAGTTCATCAAGCGCAATGGCGAATTCACGGTCAATATCGCGCTGATTGAGCAGGGCAAGCCGGTGTTGGGCGTGGTCTATGCGCCGGTGCTGAAAGTGATGTACTACGCGGCGGAAGGTAAGGCCTGGAAAGAGGAGTGCGGGGTGCGTAAGCAGATTCAGGTCCGGGATGCCCGCCCGCCGCTGGTGGTGATTAGCCGTTCGCATACGGATGATGAACTCACCGAATATCTCCAACAGCTTGGCGAACATCAGACAACCTCTATTGGTTCCTCGCTGAAATTCTGCCTTGTGGCGGAAGGCCAGGCGCAGCTTTACCCCAGATTTGGGCCGACCAGCGTCTGGGACACTGCCGCAGGTCATGCCATTGCCGTTGCAGCCGGGGCGCACGTTCACGACTGGCAGGGAAAAACGCTGGACTATACCCCTCGTGAATCGTTCCTTAACCCCGGCTTCCGGGTGACTATTTACTGA
- the ytfJ gene encoding putative transcriptional regulator (similar to E. coli orf, hypothetical protein (AAC77173.1); Blastp hit to AAC77173.1 (184 aa), 85% identity in aa 1 - 183), translated as MTLRKILAMSCLLLPIMACAHNLEVNQRVPPVGIADRGELTLNKDEFSYKNWNSAQLAGKVRVLLHIAGRTSAKEKNATLIEAIKSAKLPHDRYQTTTIVNTDDAIPGSGMFVRSSIESNKKLYPWSQFIVDSNGVARNAWQLKEEGSAVIVLDKDGRVQWVKDGALTQQEVQQVVDLLHKLLSK; from the coding sequence ATGACCTTACGTAAAATTCTGGCGATGTCGTGTCTGCTACTCCCCATAATGGCTTGTGCGCATAACCTTGAAGTTAACCAACGGGTGCCGCCGGTAGGCATTGCCGACCGTGGCGAACTGACGTTGAATAAAGATGAGTTTAGTTATAAAAACTGGAATAGCGCGCAGCTGGCGGGAAAAGTGCGCGTCCTGCTGCACATTGCGGGTCGAACGTCAGCGAAGGAAAAAAACGCCACGCTGATTGAAGCGATTAAATCAGCCAAGCTCCCGCATGACAGATACCAGACGACCACAATTGTGAACACCGATGATGCGATCCCAGGCTCCGGTATGTTCGTGCGTAGCAGTATAGAAAGTAATAAAAAGCTCTACCCGTGGTCGCAATTTATTGTCGACAGCAATGGCGTGGCGCGTAACGCCTGGCAATTAAAAGAAGAGGGGTCCGCCGTCATCGTGCTTGACAAAGACGGTCGGGTTCAATGGGTGAAAGATGGCGCGTTAACCCAGCAAGAGGTACAGCAGGTGGTCGACCTGCTGCATAAGCTCCTCAGTAAATAG
- the ytfK gene encoding putative cytoplasmic protein (similar to E. coli orf, hypothetical protein (AAC77174.1); Blastp hit to AAC77174.1 (81 aa), 90% identity in aa 1 - 81) translates to MRLKTVGPIVASQGRNTLQETTMKIFQRYNPLQVAKYVKILFRGRLYIKDVGAFEFDKGKILIPKVRDKQHLSVMSEVNRQVMRLQTEMA, encoded by the coding sequence TTGCGCCTTAAAACTGTTGGGCCGATTGTGGCATCGCAAGGGCGTAATACTCTGCAGGAGACAACAATGAAAATTTTCCAACGCTACAACCCGCTACAGGTGGCGAAGTACGTGAAGATCCTGTTCCGTGGACGGTTATATATCAAGGATGTTGGCGCTTTTGAGTTCGATAAGGGTAAGATTCTTATCCCAAAAGTGAGAGACAAGCAGCACTTGTCTGTGATGTCTGAAGTTAACCGTCAGGTTATGCGTCTGCAAACTGAGATGGCGTAA
- the ytfL gene encoding putative hemolysin-related protein (similar to E. coli putative transport protein (AAC77175.1); Blastp hit to AAC77175.1 (447 aa), 91% identity in aa 1 - 447), which translates to MLNSIFIIFCLIAVSAFFSISEISLAASRKIKLKLLADEGSINAQRVLKMQENPGMFFTVVQIGLNAVAILGGIVGDAAFSPAFSALFSHYMSPELSEQLSFILSFSLVTGLFILFADLTPKRIGMIAPEAVALRIINPMRFCLFVFRPLVWLFNGMANNIFRLFKIPMVRKDDITSDDIYAVVEAGALAGVLRKQEHELIENVFELESRTVPSSMTSRESIIWFDLHEDEQSLKKKVAEHPHSKFLVCNEDIDHIIGYVDSKDLLNRVLANQSMALNSGVQIRNTLIVPDTLTLSEALESFKTAGEDFAVIMNEYALVVGIITLNDVMTTLMGDLVGQGLEEQIVARDENSWLVDGGTPIDDVMRVLDIDEFPQSGNYETIGGFMMFMLRKIPKRTDSVKFSGYKFEVVDIDNYRIDQLLVTRLDNKSNVPAPKLPDAQGKEDSAA; encoded by the coding sequence ATGTTAAACAGTATATTCATTATATTCTGCCTGATCGCTGTAAGTGCGTTCTTCTCCATCTCCGAGATCTCGCTTGCCGCATCACGTAAGATTAAACTTAAGTTATTAGCTGATGAAGGCAGTATCAACGCACAACGCGTATTGAAAATGCAGGAAAATCCCGGCATGTTTTTCACCGTTGTGCAAATTGGCCTGAACGCCGTCGCTATTCTTGGCGGTATCGTCGGCGATGCGGCATTTTCGCCCGCCTTTTCCGCCCTCTTCTCGCACTATATGTCGCCAGAACTCTCCGAGCAGCTGAGCTTTATTCTCTCTTTCTCGCTGGTGACGGGGCTGTTTATCCTGTTCGCGGATTTAACCCCGAAACGCATCGGTATGATTGCGCCAGAAGCTGTGGCTTTGCGTATCATCAACCCGATGCGCTTCTGCCTGTTCGTTTTTCGCCCGCTGGTGTGGCTGTTTAACGGCATGGCAAACAACATCTTCCGCCTGTTCAAAATTCCAATGGTGCGGAAAGACGACATTACTTCTGATGATATTTACGCAGTGGTGGAAGCCGGCGCGCTGGCGGGCGTCTTGCGCAAGCAAGAGCACGAACTAATTGAAAATGTGTTTGAACTTGAATCTCGCACCGTACCGTCTTCTATGACGTCGCGCGAAAGTATCATCTGGTTTGATCTGCACGAAGACGAACAAAGCCTGAAGAAAAAGGTCGCCGAACATCCGCACTCAAAATTTTTGGTGTGTAATGAAGATATCGACCACATCATCGGCTATGTAGACTCCAAAGATCTGCTGAATCGCGTGCTGGCTAACCAAAGTATGGCGCTGAATAGCGGCGTGCAAATTCGCAATACCTTGATTGTGCCGGATACGCTGACCCTTTCTGAGGCGCTGGAAAGTTTCAAAACGGCGGGCGAAGATTTCGCGGTCATTATGAATGAATACGCTCTGGTCGTCGGTATCATTACGCTGAACGATGTGATGACCACGCTAATGGGTGACCTGGTCGGCCAGGGACTGGAAGAGCAAATTGTGGCGCGCGATGAAAATTCCTGGCTGGTTGACGGCGGCACGCCGATTGACGACGTCATGCGCGTGCTGGATATCGATGAGTTTCCGCAATCCGGCAACTATGAAACCATTGGCGGCTTTATGATGTTTATGCTGCGCAAGATCCCAAAACGTACTGATTCGGTGAAGTTTTCCGGCTACAAATTTGAAGTGGTGGATATCGACAACTACCGTATCGATCAGTTGCTGGTGACGCGTCTCGACAATAAAAGCAACGTACCGGCGCCGAAACTGCCCGATGCGCAAGGTAAAGAAGACAGCGCGGCCTGA
- the msrA gene encoding peptide methionine sulfoxide reductase (similar to E. coli peptide methionine sulfoxide reductase (AAC77176.1); Blastp hit to AAC77176.1 (212 aa), 89% identity in aa 1 - 212) → MSLFDKKHLVTQADALPGRNTPMPIATLHAVNEHSMTNVPAGMEIAYFAMGCFWGVERLFWQLPGVYSTAAGYAGGYTPNPTYREVCSGQTGHAEAVRIVYDPAVISYEQLLQTFWENHDPTQGMQQGNDHGTQYRSAIYPLTPEQNAAAHASRERFQSAMTAAGDHRPITTEIAHATPFYYAEDEHQQYLHKNPYGYCGIGGIGVCLPPDA, encoded by the coding sequence ATGAGTTTATTTGATAAAAAACATCTGGTTACTCAAGCAGATGCGTTACCAGGACGCAACACCCCGATGCCGATCGCCACTCTGCATGCGGTAAATGAACACTCTATGACCAATGTCCCTGCCGGGATGGAGATCGCCTACTTCGCTATGGGCTGTTTCTGGGGCGTAGAACGTTTATTCTGGCAATTGCCCGGCGTATATAGCACCGCGGCAGGGTATGCAGGCGGTTACACGCCTAATCCAACCTACCGGGAAGTCTGCTCCGGGCAGACCGGTCATGCCGAAGCGGTACGGATAGTGTACGATCCTGCCGTTATCAGTTATGAGCAGCTTTTACAGACCTTCTGGGAAAATCACGATCCGACGCAGGGGATGCAACAAGGTAACGATCACGGTACGCAATACCGTTCTGCGATTTATCCCTTAACGCCGGAACAGAATGCCGCCGCTCACGCCAGTCGCGAGCGCTTTCAGTCGGCAATGACCGCCGCCGGAGACCATCGCCCTATTACCACGGAAATCGCCCATGCGACGCCGTTTTACTACGCCGAAGATGAACACCAACAGTATCTGCACAAAAATCCATATGGTTACTGCGGGATTGGCGGGATCGGCGTTTGCCTGCCGCCTGACGCGTGA
- the ytfM gene encoding putative outer membrane protein (similar to E. coli orf, hypothetical protein (AAC77177.1); Blastp hit to AAC77177.1 (577 aa), 90% identity in aa 3 - 577) codes for MPHIRQLCWVSLLCLSSSAVAANVRLKVEGLSGELEKNVRAQLSTIQSDEVTPDRRFRARVDDAIREGLKALGYYEPTIKFDLLPPPAKGRQVLIARVTPGQPVLIGGTEVILRGGARTDKDYLALLKTRPAIGTVLNQGDYDNFKKSLTSVSLRKGYFDSEFIKSQLGIALGRHQAFWDIDYDSGERYRFGPVTFEGSQIRDEYLQNLLPFKEGDEYESKDLAELNRRLSATGWFNSVVVAPEFEKSRKTKILPLKGVVSPRTENTIETGVGYSTDVGPRVKASWKKPWMNSYGHSLTTSTSISAPEQVLDFSYKMPLLKNPLEQYYLVQGGFKRTDLNDTEQDSTTLAVSRYWDLSSGWQRAINLRWSFDHFTQGNVTNTTMLFYPGVMISRTRSRGGLMPTWGDSQRYSVDYSNTAWGSDVDFSVLQAQNVWIRTLYDRHRFVMRANLGWIETGDFDKVPPDLRFFAGGDRSIRGYKYKSISPKDSDGNLKGASKLATGSLEYQYNVTGKWWGAVFVDSGEAVSDIRRSDFKTGTGVGVRWASPVGPVKLDFAVPVGDKDEHGLQFYIGLGPEL; via the coding sequence GTGCCACATATCCGTCAGTTATGTTGGGTTAGCTTACTGTGCCTGAGCAGTTCTGCGGTAGCCGCAAATGTTCGTCTGAAAGTCGAAGGGCTATCCGGAGAGCTGGAAAAAAACGTTCGCGCACAGCTCTCTACGATTCAGAGCGATGAGGTGACGCCGGATCGGCGCTTTCGCGCCCGAGTTGATGATGCGATTCGCGAAGGGCTTAAAGCGTTAGGCTATTACGAACCCACTATCAAATTCGACTTGCTTCCACCGCCTGCGAAAGGACGGCAGGTATTAATCGCCAGGGTTACGCCCGGCCAGCCGGTGTTGATTGGCGGTACAGAAGTCATTTTACGCGGCGGCGCGCGCACGGACAAAGATTATCTGGCCTTACTGAAAACGCGTCCGGCAATCGGCACGGTGCTGAACCAGGGAGACTATGACAATTTTAAAAAGTCGTTAACCAGCGTGTCGCTACGTAAAGGCTATTTCGACAGCGAATTCATTAAAAGTCAGTTGGGAATTGCTCTGGGCCGCCATCAGGCGTTTTGGGATATTGATTATGATAGCGGTGAGCGCTATCGCTTCGGACCTGTCACCTTCGAAGGTTCGCAGATTCGTGATGAATATTTACAAAATCTGTTGCCGTTTAAAGAGGGTGATGAGTACGAATCGAAAGATTTGGCGGAACTAAACCGCCGACTTTCCGCTACCGGATGGTTTAATTCTGTCGTGGTGGCGCCGGAATTTGAGAAATCGCGTAAAACAAAAATTCTGCCGTTAAAAGGCGTGGTATCGCCGCGAACCGAAAACACGATTGAAACCGGGGTGGGGTACTCCACCGACGTCGGGCCGCGCGTGAAAGCGTCGTGGAAAAAACCGTGGATGAACTCTTACGGTCATAGCCTGACCACCAGCACCAGTATTTCTGCGCCGGAACAGGTGCTGGATTTTAGTTATAAAATGCCGCTGCTGAAAAACCCGCTGGAGCAATACTATCTGGTACAGGGCGGTTTTAAACGTACCGATTTGAATGATACGGAGCAGGACTCGACCACGCTTGCCGTGTCGCGTTACTGGGACCTTTCCAGTGGTTGGCAGCGGGCGATTAATCTGCGCTGGAGTTTCGACCACTTTACCCAGGGGAACGTCACCAATACCACCATGCTGTTCTACCCGGGCGTGATGATCAGCCGAACCCGCTCGCGAGGGGGACTGATGCCAACCTGGGGCGATTCGCAGCGCTATTCAGTAGACTATTCGAATACGGCCTGGGGCTCCGACGTGGATTTCTCCGTGCTGCAGGCGCAAAACGTCTGGATTCGGACTTTGTACGATCGCCACCGTTTTGTGATGCGCGCCAATTTGGGCTGGATAGAAACCGGTGATTTCGACAAAGTTCCGCCGGATTTACGTTTCTTCGCCGGGGGCGACCGCAGTATTCGCGGCTATAAATACAAATCTATTTCGCCTAAAGATAGCGACGGCAATCTTAAAGGCGCCTCAAAACTGGCAACCGGATCGCTGGAGTACCAGTATAACGTCACCGGTAAATGGTGGGGGGCAGTGTTTGTCGATAGCGGCGAGGCGGTGAGTGATATTCGCCGTAGCGATTTCAAAACCGGGACCGGGGTCGGCGTGCGCTGGGCGTCGCCGGTTGGGCCTGTCAAACTCGATTTTGCCGTACCGGTCGGCGACAAAGACGAACACGGTTTACAGTTTTATATCGGTCTGGGGCCTGAATTATGA
- the ytfN gene encoding putative periplasmic protein (similar to E. coli orf, hypothetical protein (AAC77178.1); Blastp hit to AAC77178.1 (1259 aa), 86% identity in aa 1 - 1259), translated as MSLWKKISLGVLIFIVVLLASVAFLVGTTTGLHLVFSAANRWVPGLEIGQVTGGWRDLSLKNIRYEQPGVAVNAGEIHLAIGLDCLWRSSLCVNDLALKDINVAIDSKKMPPSEPAQEEEESGPLNLSTPWPITLSRVALNNINIKIDDTTVSVLDFTSGLAWQEKNLTLKPTRLQGLLIALPKVADVAQEEVVEPKIEKPQPDEKPLGETLKDLFAKPVMPEMTDVHLPLNLNIESFRGEQLRITGDTDLTVRTMLLKVSSIDGNMKLDTLDIDANQGTVKASGTAQLANNWPVDITLNSTLNIDPLKGEKIKLKVGGALREQLEVGVNLSGPMDVALRAQTRLAEAGLPLNLEVVSQRIAWPLTGDTQFQADDLKLKLSGKMTDYTLSMRTAVKGQDIPPATITLDAKGNERQINLDKLTVAALEGKTELKALVDWQQAISWRGELTLNGINTAKEIPDWPAKLNGVMKTKGSLYGGTWQMDVPELKLTGNVKQNSVNVNGTLKGNSYMQWTIPGLHFALGPNSADIKGELGVKELNLDAAIDAPGLDNALPGLGGMAKGIVKVRGTVEAPQLLADITARGLRWQELSVAQARIEGDIKSTDQIAGHLNVRVERISQPDVNINLVTLDAKGSEKQHQLQLRVQGEPVSGQLSLTGSFDREAARWKGTLSDTRFQTPVGPWSLTRAIALDYRNKEQKISIGPHCWLNPNAELCIPQTIDAGAAGRAVVNLNRFDLAMLKPFMPDTTQASGIFSGKADVSWDTTQEGLPQGKVTLSGRNVKVTQTVNDAPLPVAFETLNLSADLHNNRAELGWLIRLTNNGQFDGQVQVTDPQGRRNLGGNVNMRNLNLAMVNPVFSRGEKAAGMLNARLRLGGDVQSPQLFGQLQLSALDIDGNFMPFEMQPSQLTMNFSGTRSTLAGIVRTQQGQINLNGNADWSQIDNWRARVTAKGSRVRITVPPMVRLDVSPDVVFDATPSLFTLDGRVDVPWARIVVHDLPESAVGVSSDVVMLNNDLQPETPQTASIPINSNLTVHVGNNVRIDAFGLKARLTGDLKVAQDKQGLGLNGQINIPDGRFRAYGQDLLVRKGELLFSGPPDQPLLNIEAIRNPDATEDDVIAGVRVTGTADEPKAEIFSDPAMPQAEALSYLLRGQGLDSNQSDSAAMTSMLIGLGVAQSGQVVGKIGETFGVSNLALDTQGVGDSSQVVVSGYVLPGLQVKYGVGIFDSLATLTLRYRLMPKLYLEAVSGVDQALDLLYQFEF; from the coding sequence ATGAGTTTATGGAAGAAAATAAGCCTCGGCGTGTTGATTTTCATTGTGGTGTTACTGGCGAGCGTTGCGTTTCTGGTCGGGACGACGACGGGGCTGCATCTGGTATTCAGTGCGGCGAACCGCTGGGTGCCGGGGCTGGAGATTGGGCAGGTCACCGGCGGCTGGCGGGACTTATCGTTAAAAAATATCCGCTATGAGCAGCCGGGCGTTGCGGTGAATGCGGGCGAAATTCATCTGGCCATCGGGCTTGATTGCCTGTGGCGCAGTAGCCTGTGCGTCAATGATCTGGCGCTAAAAGATATTAATGTCGCTATCGACAGCAAAAAAATGCCGCCCTCCGAACCGGCGCAAGAAGAGGAAGAAAGCGGGCCGCTGAACCTCTCCACGCCCTGGCCCATCACGCTGTCGCGCGTGGCGTTGAATAACATCAATATCAAGATTGATGACACTACCGTTTCGGTGTTGGATTTTACCTCCGGGCTGGCATGGCAGGAGAAAAACCTGACCCTGAAACCGACGCGGCTTCAGGGACTGCTGATCGCGCTGCCGAAGGTCGCTGACGTGGCGCAGGAAGAGGTGGTTGAACCCAAAATCGAGAAACCTCAACCGGATGAAAAGCCGCTTGGCGAAACGCTAAAAGATCTGTTTGCAAAACCGGTAATGCCGGAGATGACCGATGTTCACCTGCCGCTCAATCTGAATATCGAGTCATTTCGCGGCGAGCAGCTACGCATCACCGGCGATACCGATCTGACGGTGCGCACGATGCTGCTTAAAGTCAGCAGTATCGACGGTAATATGAAGCTGGATACTCTGGATATCGACGCCAACCAGGGCACGGTGAAAGCCTCCGGTACGGCGCAGCTCGCCAATAACTGGCCGGTTGATATTACGCTCAACAGTACGCTGAATATCGATCCGCTAAAGGGTGAAAAGATAAAACTCAAGGTCGGCGGCGCGTTACGCGAACAACTGGAGGTCGGGGTGAACCTTTCCGGGCCGATGGATGTCGCGCTTCGCGCCCAGACGCGGCTGGCGGAGGCCGGTTTACCGCTCAATCTTGAAGTCGTCAGCCAACGCATTGCCTGGCCATTGACGGGTGATACCCAGTTTCAGGCTGACGATCTGAAGCTCAAACTGAGCGGTAAGATGACCGACTATACGTTGTCGATGCGAACCGCCGTGAAAGGACAAGATATTCCGCCGGCGACCATCACGCTGGATGCCAAAGGGAATGAGCGGCAGATTAATCTCGATAAACTCACCGTCGCCGCTCTGGAGGGAAAAACCGAACTGAAAGCGCTGGTGGACTGGCAGCAGGCGATTAGCTGGCGTGGCGAACTGACGCTGAATGGCATCAATACCGCTAAAGAGATTCCGGACTGGCCCGCGAAGCTTAACGGCGTCATGAAAACCAAAGGCAGCCTCTACGGCGGCACCTGGCAGATGGATGTCCCGGAGCTCAAGCTGACCGGCAATGTGAAGCAGAACAGCGTTAACGTTAACGGGACGCTAAAGGGCAACAGCTACATGCAGTGGACGATCCCGGGGCTGCACTTTGCGCTGGGCCCAAACAGCGCCGATATAAAAGGCGAGCTTGGCGTTAAGGAGCTGAATCTTGACGCCGCCATCGATGCGCCAGGGCTGGATAATGCGCTGCCAGGACTGGGCGGCATGGCAAAAGGAATCGTTAAAGTCCGCGGTACGGTAGAAGCGCCGCAGCTGTTGGCGGATATCACCGCCCGCGGCTTGCGCTGGCAGGAGCTGTCTGTCGCCCAGGCGCGCATTGAGGGCGATATTAAATCCACCGATCAGATAGCGGGCCATCTCAACGTTCGCGTAGAGCGGATTTCGCAGCCCGACGTTAATATCAATCTGGTGACGCTTGACGCCAAAGGCAGCGAGAAGCAGCATCAGCTACAGCTCCGTGTTCAGGGAGAACCGGTATCCGGTCAACTCTCCCTGACAGGCAGCTTCGATCGCGAGGCGGCGCGCTGGAAAGGGACGTTAAGCGACACCCGTTTCCAGACGCCAGTGGGGCCATGGTCGTTGACCCGCGCGATTGCGCTGGACTACCGTAATAAAGAACAGAAAATCAGTATCGGGCCGCATTGTTGGCTGAACCCGAACGCCGAGCTGTGCATCCCGCAAACCATTGATGCGGGCGCCGCAGGACGGGCGGTGGTCAATCTCAACCGCTTTGATCTGGCGATGCTGAAGCCATTTATGCCTGATACCACTCAGGCCAGTGGGATCTTTAGCGGGAAAGCGGATGTGTCGTGGGACACCACCCAGGAGGGATTGCCGCAGGGGAAGGTCACGCTTTCCGGTCGTAATGTGAAGGTCACGCAGACCGTCAATGACGCGCCGTTACCGGTCGCGTTTGAGACGCTGAACCTCAGCGCCGATCTGCACAATAATCGCGCCGAGCTGGGATGGCTGATTCGCCTGACGAACAATGGTCAATTCGATGGCCAGGTGCAGGTAACCGATCCTCAGGGGCGGCGCAATCTCGGCGGTAACGTCAACATGCGCAATCTCAATCTGGCGATGGTCAACCCTGTCTTTTCGCGCGGCGAAAAAGCGGCGGGAATGTTAAACGCCAGGCTACGTCTGGGCGGCGATGTGCAAAGCCCGCAGTTGTTTGGTCAGTTGCAGCTTAGCGCGCTGGATATTGACGGTAACTTTATGCCGTTTGAGATGCAGCCGAGCCAGCTCACCATGAACTTTAGCGGTACGCGTTCGACGCTCGCCGGTATCGTGCGAACACAACAAGGGCAAATTAACCTGAACGGCAACGCCGACTGGAGTCAGATTGACAACTGGCGCGCGCGGGTGACGGCGAAAGGCAGCCGGGTGCGGATTACCGTTCCGCCGATGGTGCGCCTGGATGTCTCGCCGGATGTGGTCTTTGACGCGACGCCTTCGCTGTTCACGTTGGATGGGCGTGTGGACGTTCCGTGGGCGCGAATTGTGGTGCACGACCTGCCGGAGAGCGCGGTCGGCGTCTCCAGCGATGTGGTTATGCTCAACAATGACCTGCAACCAGAAACGCCGCAGACAGCGTCTATTCCCATCAACAGTAATCTGACGGTCCACGTCGGCAACAACGTGCGCATCGACGCCTTCGGGCTTAAAGCGCGTTTGACCGGCGATTTGAAAGTCGCGCAGGATAAGCAGGGGCTGGGGCTAAATGGTCAAATCAATATTCCTGACGGCCGATTCCGCGCCTACGGCCAGGACCTGCTTGTCCGTAAAGGCGAGCTGCTGTTCTCCGGCCCGCCGGATCAGCCGCTGCTCAATATCGAAGCGATCCGTAACCCTGACGCCACCGAAGACGATGTTATTGCGGGCGTGCGCGTCACAGGCACAGCTGATGAACCCAAAGCGGAAATCTTCTCCGATCCGGCGATGCCGCAGGCTGAAGCGCTTTCTTATCTGCTGCGTGGGCAGGGGTTGGACAGCAATCAGAGTGATAGCGCAGCGATGACCTCCATGCTTATTGGCCTGGGGGTTGCGCAAAGTGGTCAGGTTGTGGGTAAAATCGGAGAGACATTCGGTGTAAGTAATCTGGCGCTGGACACGCAAGGGGTGGGCGATTCGTCCCAGGTTGTGGTCAGCGGCTATGTACTGCCGGGTCTACAGGTGAAGTATGGTGTAGGGATATTTGACTCTCTGGCGACGCTCACGTTACGTTATCGCCTGATGCCTAAGCTATATCTGGAAGCAGTGTCTGGCGTAGATCAGGCACTTGATTTGCTCTATCAGTTTGAGTTTTAG
- the ytfP gene encoding putative cytoplasmic protein (similar to E. coli orf, hypothetical protein (AAC77179.1); Blastp hit to AAC77179.1 (113 aa), 92% identity in aa 1 - 113), which produces MRIFVYGSLRQKQGNSHWMTNAQLLGDYRIDNYQLYSLGHYPGAVPGNGAVYGEVYRIDNATLAELDALRTRGGEYARQLIQTPYGSAWMYVYQRPVDGLTLIESGDWLDRNQP; this is translated from the coding sequence ATGCGAATATTTGTCTATGGCAGTTTACGACAGAAACAAGGCAACAGTCACTGGATGACCAATGCCCAATTGCTTGGCGATTACCGTATCGATAACTACCAGTTGTATAGTCTGGGCCACTATCCAGGCGCAGTTCCGGGAAACGGAGCGGTATACGGTGAAGTTTATCGAATTGATAACGCCACGCTGGCCGAACTTGATGCTTTGCGCACCAGGGGCGGTGAATACGCACGCCAGTTAATCCAGACGCCTTACGGCAGCGCATGGATGTATGTATATCAACGTCCTGTTGATGGGTTAACTCTGATTGAAAGCGGTGACTGGTTAGACAGAAACCAGCCCTGA